The Setaria italica strain Yugu1 chromosome IX, Setaria_italica_v2.0, whole genome shotgun sequence genome has a window encoding:
- the LOC101763386 gene encoding silicon efflux transporter LSI2 isoform X1 → MALAGTSKVVLGCIAFGIFWVMAVFPTVPFMPVGRTAGSLLGAMLMVLFRVISPEDAYAAIDLPIIGLLFGTMVVSIFLERADMFKYLGNLLSWKSRGSKDLLFRVCIVSAFASALFTNDTCCVVLTEFILKVARQNNLPPQPFLLALATSSNIGSAATPIGNPQNLVIAVESGISFGQFLLGVFPAMIVGVLTNAAILLLYFWKYLSVEKDQEGGQPEGPEVVADDEVTSHRFTPARMSHVSSLNPDDVDCISEPIIRSNSVSTSVNENLRSRSINSEADIQLAIKSLRASSMSHEMVEVSTVPDRRDEGASSRKFTRTASQQRSVIIEDLPPSPDTNGEKDKEAEVAEKRWKILVWKTAVYLITLGMLIALLMGLNMSWTAITAALVLLALDFTDAQACLEKVSYSLLIFFCGMFITVDGFNKTGIPNTLWELVEPYSRIDSAKGVALLAVVILILSNVASNVPTVLLLGTRVAASAAAISHGSERKAWLILAWVSTVAGNLTLLGSAANLIVCEQARRAQFFGYNLTFWSHLRFGVPSTIIVTAIGLLIVISY, encoded by the exons ATGGCGTTGGCAGGGACTTCCAAAGTAGTGCTGGGATGTATCGCCTTTGGGATTTTCTGGGTGATGGCTGTCTTCCCCACTGTCCCGTTCATGCCTGTTGGACGGACGGCTGGGTCCCTCCTTGGTGCTATGCTAATGGTCCTGTTCCGTGTCATCTCCCCGGAGGACGCATATGCTGCAATTGACCTCCCGATCATCGGCCTGCTCTTTGGGACAATGGTCGTCAGCATCTTCCTTGAGAGGGCTGACATGTTTAAGTACCTCGGTAACCTGCTCTCATGGAAGAGCAGAGGTAGCAAGGACCTGCTCTTCCGAGTTTGCATTGTGTCTGCCTTTGCAAGCGCACTTTTCACCAATGACACATGCTGTGTCGTGCTCACTGAATTCATCCTCAAGGTTGCTAGGCAGAACAACCTACCACCACAGCCTTTCCTTCTGGCCCTTGCCACTAGTTCAAACATCGGCTCTGCTGCGACGCCGATTGGTAACCCTCAGAACCTTGTCATAGCAGTGGAGAGTGGGATTTCATTTGGTCAGTTCCTGCTAGGAGTTTTCCCAGCAATGATTGTTGGGGTTCTGACAAATGCTGCTATCCTCCTTTTGTACTTCTGGAAATACCTGTCTGTGGAGAAGGATCAGGAAGGTGGGCAGCCAGAAGGGCCAGAGGTTGTTGCCGACGATGAGGTTACCTCACATCGGTTCACACCGGCTAGAATGTCACATGTTTCTTCCCTGAATCCAGATGATGTGGATTGCATAAGTGAACCAATCATCAGGAGCAACAGTGTCAGTACCAGTGTGAATGAGAACCTGAGGAGCAGAAGCATCAATTCTGAGGCTGACATTCAACTCGCCATCAAGTCTCTGCGGGCATCGAGCATGTCACACGAGATGGTAGAGGTCTCGACGGTTCCTGATAGGAGAGATGAAGGTGCATCCTCAAGGAAGTTCACTAGAACTGCTAGCCAACAAAGGAGTGTGATAATAGAGGACCTGCCACCCTCCCCTGACACCAATGGGGAAAAGGACAAAGAAGCTGAAGTTGCAGAGAAAAGGTGGAAAATTCTTGTGTGGAAGACTGCTGTTTATCTTATAACTCTCGGTATGCTCATTGCACTTCTAATGGGGCTTAACATGTCCTGGACTGCAATTACTGCAGCTCTTGTTCTTCTGGCACTTGATTTTACAGATGCACAGGCTTGCCTTGAGAAG GTGTCATACTCATTGCTGATCTTTTTCTGCGGGATGTTTATCACGGTTGATGGTTTCAACAAAACTGGCATCCCGAACACATTATGGGAGTTAGTGGAACCATATTCACGAATTGATAGTGCCAAAGGTGTTGCACTTCTTGCGGTGGTGATTCTTATCCTTTCAAATGTGGCCTCAAATGTTCCCACAG taTTGTTGCTCGGTACAAGAGTGGCTGCATCAGCTGCCGCAATTTCTCATGGTTCAGAGAGGAAGGCCTGGCTCATTCTTGCATGGGTCAGCACCGTGGCTGGGAACCTCACCCTCTTGGGTTCCGCCGCGAATCTGATCGTGTGCGAGCAGGCCAGGCGAGCCCAGTTCTTCGGCTACAATCTCACCTTCTGGAGCCACCTCCGATTCGGGGTGCCATCGACCATCATAGTCACGGCGATCGGGCTGCTCATCGTCATCAGTTACTGA
- the LOC101763386 gene encoding silicon efflux transporter LSI2 isoform X2 gives MAVFPTVPFMPVGRTAGSLLGAMLMVLFRVISPEDAYAAIDLPIIGLLFGTMVVSIFLERADMFKYLGNLLSWKSRGSKDLLFRVCIVSAFASALFTNDTCCVVLTEFILKVARQNNLPPQPFLLALATSSNIGSAATPIGNPQNLVIAVESGISFGQFLLGVFPAMIVGVLTNAAILLLYFWKYLSVEKDQEGGQPEGPEVVADDEVTSHRFTPARMSHVSSLNPDDVDCISEPIIRSNSVSTSVNENLRSRSINSEADIQLAIKSLRASSMSHEMVEVSTVPDRRDEGASSRKFTRTASQQRSVIIEDLPPSPDTNGEKDKEAEVAEKRWKILVWKTAVYLITLGMLIALLMGLNMSWTAITAALVLLALDFTDAQACLEKVSYSLLIFFCGMFITVDGFNKTGIPNTLWELVEPYSRIDSAKGVALLAVVILILSNVASNVPTVLLLGTRVAASAAAISHGSERKAWLILAWVSTVAGNLTLLGSAANLIVCEQARRAQFFGYNLTFWSHLRFGVPSTIIVTAIGLLIVISY, from the exons ATGGCTGTCTTCCCCACTGTCCCGTTCATGCCTGTTGGACGGACGGCTGGGTCCCTCCTTGGTGCTATGCTAATGGTCCTGTTCCGTGTCATCTCCCCGGAGGACGCATATGCTGCAATTGACCTCCCGATCATCGGCCTGCTCTTTGGGACAATGGTCGTCAGCATCTTCCTTGAGAGGGCTGACATGTTTAAGTACCTCGGTAACCTGCTCTCATGGAAGAGCAGAGGTAGCAAGGACCTGCTCTTCCGAGTTTGCATTGTGTCTGCCTTTGCAAGCGCACTTTTCACCAATGACACATGCTGTGTCGTGCTCACTGAATTCATCCTCAAGGTTGCTAGGCAGAACAACCTACCACCACAGCCTTTCCTTCTGGCCCTTGCCACTAGTTCAAACATCGGCTCTGCTGCGACGCCGATTGGTAACCCTCAGAACCTTGTCATAGCAGTGGAGAGTGGGATTTCATTTGGTCAGTTCCTGCTAGGAGTTTTCCCAGCAATGATTGTTGGGGTTCTGACAAATGCTGCTATCCTCCTTTTGTACTTCTGGAAATACCTGTCTGTGGAGAAGGATCAGGAAGGTGGGCAGCCAGAAGGGCCAGAGGTTGTTGCCGACGATGAGGTTACCTCACATCGGTTCACACCGGCTAGAATGTCACATGTTTCTTCCCTGAATCCAGATGATGTGGATTGCATAAGTGAACCAATCATCAGGAGCAACAGTGTCAGTACCAGTGTGAATGAGAACCTGAGGAGCAGAAGCATCAATTCTGAGGCTGACATTCAACTCGCCATCAAGTCTCTGCGGGCATCGAGCATGTCACACGAGATGGTAGAGGTCTCGACGGTTCCTGATAGGAGAGATGAAGGTGCATCCTCAAGGAAGTTCACTAGAACTGCTAGCCAACAAAGGAGTGTGATAATAGAGGACCTGCCACCCTCCCCTGACACCAATGGGGAAAAGGACAAAGAAGCTGAAGTTGCAGAGAAAAGGTGGAAAATTCTTGTGTGGAAGACTGCTGTTTATCTTATAACTCTCGGTATGCTCATTGCACTTCTAATGGGGCTTAACATGTCCTGGACTGCAATTACTGCAGCTCTTGTTCTTCTGGCACTTGATTTTACAGATGCACAGGCTTGCCTTGAGAAG GTGTCATACTCATTGCTGATCTTTTTCTGCGGGATGTTTATCACGGTTGATGGTTTCAACAAAACTGGCATCCCGAACACATTATGGGAGTTAGTGGAACCATATTCACGAATTGATAGTGCCAAAGGTGTTGCACTTCTTGCGGTGGTGATTCTTATCCTTTCAAATGTGGCCTCAAATGTTCCCACAG taTTGTTGCTCGGTACAAGAGTGGCTGCATCAGCTGCCGCAATTTCTCATGGTTCAGAGAGGAAGGCCTGGCTCATTCTTGCATGGGTCAGCACCGTGGCTGGGAACCTCACCCTCTTGGGTTCCGCCGCGAATCTGATCGTGTGCGAGCAGGCCAGGCGAGCCCAGTTCTTCGGCTACAATCTCACCTTCTGGAGCCACCTCCGATTCGGGGTGCCATCGACCATCATAGTCACGGCGATCGGGCTGCTCATCGTCATCAGTTACTGA